Proteins from a genomic interval of Caulobacter rhizosphaerae:
- a CDS encoding class I SAM-dependent methyltransferase, producing the protein MIEASLAGRRAFILENTRLQAPPHTPELQLHLADEITPIWTLTEEALAEIGLPPPFWAFAWAGGQALARYVLDHPEVVAGKRVIDFASGSGLVAIAAMKAGAASVLAADIDVFCEAAIGLNAAANGVEVAFTEVDLLEAPPPPADVLLAGDICYERPMAEAVMAWLGLGRAAGATVLVGDPGRTYFPKEGLVKLAEYQVPTTRELEDMAVKRTSVWTLP; encoded by the coding sequence ATGATCGAAGCCTCCCTCGCCGGCCGTCGCGCCTTCATCCTGGAGAACACGCGGCTCCAGGCCCCGCCGCACACGCCGGAACTGCAACTGCACCTGGCCGACGAGATCACCCCGATCTGGACGCTGACCGAGGAGGCCCTGGCCGAAATCGGCCTGCCGCCGCCGTTCTGGGCCTTCGCCTGGGCCGGCGGCCAGGCCCTGGCCCGCTACGTCCTCGACCATCCCGAGGTCGTGGCCGGAAAGCGGGTGATCGACTTCGCGTCCGGTTCGGGCCTGGTGGCGATCGCGGCGATGAAGGCCGGAGCGGCCAGCGTGCTGGCCGCCGACATCGACGTGTTCTGCGAGGCGGCGATCGGCCTCAACGCCGCGGCCAACGGCGTCGAGGTCGCCTTCACCGAAGTCGACCTGCTGGAGGCCCCCCCGCCGCCTGCCGACGTGCTGCTGGCCGGCGACATCTGCTACGAGCGGCCGATGGCGGAAGCCGTCATGGCCTGGCTGGGCCTGGGTCGGGCGGCCGGGGCGACCGTGCTGGTCGGCGATCCGGGCCGCACCTACTTCCCCAAGGAAGGCCTGGTGAAGCTGGCCGAATACCAGGTGCCGACCACCCGCGAACTGGAGGACATGGCGGTCAAGCGCACCAGCGTCTGGACTCTGCCTTGA
- a CDS encoding glycosyltransferase family 9 protein gives MTQRAFPILFITATRIGDAVLSSGLIKFLADQIPNARFTIVSGPLAAPLFAHVPGLDRVIVMEKGKGKGHWFKLWNQVRHRKWGLVVDLRGSGTAYFLRREKRAVWKRNTGEPIHKVVEAAKVLKLEGDPPAPHLYITPDVQALADQLLAPRPGEPAGPILAVGPASNWVGKIWPIERFAQTTQQLLGPGGALAGGRLLILGGPGDGRMVEELRMASARGRYVDLTGKVDLLTAYAALKRADLFIGNDSGLMHIAAAAGVPTIGLFGPSDERRYGPWGSLTKAVRGPRSFEQFLAVDPDLSQAIRHMSDLPVTTVVKAAKALLAEVKAKAVEEDAAEPTVEDAAVTPELQAVVQDAAPTEEAATPEDAIDADRT, from the coding sequence ATGACACAGCGGGCCTTCCCGATTCTCTTCATCACCGCCACGCGGATCGGCGACGCCGTGCTGTCGTCCGGCCTGATCAAGTTCCTGGCCGACCAGATCCCCAACGCCCGCTTCACCATCGTCTCCGGACCCCTCGCCGCGCCGCTGTTCGCCCATGTGCCCGGGCTCGACCGGGTGATCGTCATGGAGAAGGGCAAGGGCAAGGGCCACTGGTTCAAGCTGTGGAACCAGGTGCGTCACAGGAAATGGGGCCTGGTCGTCGATTTGCGCGGCTCGGGCACGGCCTATTTCCTGCGCCGCGAGAAGCGCGCCGTGTGGAAGCGCAACACCGGCGAACCGATCCACAAGGTGGTCGAAGCCGCCAAGGTGCTGAAGCTGGAAGGCGACCCGCCGGCCCCGCACCTCTACATCACCCCCGACGTCCAGGCCCTGGCCGACCAGCTGCTGGCCCCGCGCCCGGGCGAGCCGGCGGGCCCGATCCTGGCCGTCGGCCCGGCGTCCAACTGGGTCGGCAAGATCTGGCCGATCGAGCGCTTCGCCCAGACCACCCAGCAGCTGCTGGGGCCCGGCGGCGCGCTGGCGGGCGGGCGCCTGCTGATCCTGGGCGGTCCCGGCGACGGGCGGATGGTCGAGGAACTGCGCATGGCCTCGGCCCGTGGCCGCTATGTCGACCTGACCGGCAAGGTCGACCTGCTGACCGCCTATGCGGCCCTCAAGCGCGCCGACCTGTTCATCGGCAACGACAGCGGGCTGATGCACATCGCCGCCGCGGCGGGCGTTCCGACCATCGGCCTGTTCGGCCCTTCGGACGAGCGCCGCTATGGTCCCTGGGGGTCGCTGACCAAGGCCGTGCGTGGTCCGCGCAGCTTCGAGCAGTTTCTGGCGGTCGATCCCGACCTGTCCCAGGCCATCCGGCACATGAGCGACCTGCCGGTGACGACGGTGGTCAAGGCGGCCAAGGCCCTGCTGGCCGAGGTCAAGGCCAAGGCGGTCGAGGAAGACGCGGCCGAGCCGACCGTCGAGGACGCAGCGGTGACGCCCGAGCTCCAGGCCGTGGTCCAGGACGCCGCGCCGACGGAAGAGGCCGCGACGCCCGAAGACGCCATCGACGCCGACCGCACCTAG
- a CDS encoding VOC family protein → MREDGKIDYIEWPASDLPATKAFYTTAFGWAFTDYGPDYAAFEGQGADGGFCTPQEGSTDRPLVVLYAHDIEAMLAKVTAAGGVVTRPIFSFPGGRRFHFADPSGNELAVWSEG, encoded by the coding sequence ATGCGCGAAGACGGCAAGATCGATTACATCGAATGGCCCGCCAGCGACCTGCCGGCCACCAAGGCCTTCTACACCACGGCCTTCGGCTGGGCCTTCACCGACTATGGTCCGGACTATGCGGCCTTCGAGGGGCAGGGCGCGGACGGCGGGTTCTGTACGCCGCAGGAGGGCTCGACCGACCGGCCGCTGGTGGTGCTCTACGCCCATGACATCGAGGCCATGCTGGCCAAGGTGACGGCGGCCGGCGGCGTGGTCACCCGGCCGATCTTCAGCTTCCCCGGCGGCCGCCGGTTTCATTTCGCCGACCCGTCGGGCAACGAGCTGGCGGTGTGGAGCGAGGGTTAG
- a CDS encoding glycerophosphodiester phosphodiesterase family protein, translating into MRPARFPFRRLAAFAAMLAACAGPALAEPSADRPGTDLRGRLYDWADGVLVVAHRACHAAAPSRGMTGSLPENSLAALDRCVALGVDMVEIDVRRTADGALVVMHDATVDRTTNGRGRVSQMSLRRFKMLRLGAVDGGLAEAPPTLEEYLARARGRILVNLDVKEPIAEQVAQVVLASGAAGQVLVKARAEADAAPMADLPAYSGLAFMPMVGAADGRGVRDPAGITTRQALAENRIPAIELCDLRRSEFRAVRAAARLARVRLWSNALAAKGVKGVWTRAWAGGAAADGRRTWARLIDDGVTVIQTNRPAALLDYLDARALRGRAPPVVNAAL; encoded by the coding sequence ATGCGCCCTGCTCGCTTCCCCTTTCGACGCCTCGCCGCGTTCGCGGCCATGCTCGCCGCCTGCGCCGGACCGGCCCTGGCCGAACCCTCGGCCGATCGACCGGGGACGGACCTGCGCGGCCGACTCTATGACTGGGCCGACGGGGTGTTGGTGGTGGCGCATCGGGCTTGTCACGCGGCCGCGCCCTCGCGCGGGATGACGGGCTCGCTGCCGGAGAACTCGCTGGCGGCGCTGGATCGCTGCGTGGCCCTGGGCGTCGACATGGTCGAGATCGACGTTCGCCGCACCGCCGACGGCGCGTTGGTGGTGATGCACGACGCCACCGTCGACCGCACCACCAACGGCCGCGGCCGGGTTTCCCAGATGAGCCTGCGGCGGTTCAAGATGCTGCGCCTCGGCGCCGTGGATGGCGGCCTGGCCGAAGCCCCGCCGACGCTGGAGGAATATCTGGCGCGGGCCCGGGGCCGCATCCTGGTCAATCTGGACGTCAAGGAGCCGATCGCCGAACAGGTGGCGCAGGTGGTGCTGGCCAGCGGGGCCGCCGGCCAGGTCCTGGTCAAGGCTCGGGCCGAGGCGGACGCCGCCCCGATGGCCGACCTGCCCGCCTATAGCGGCCTGGCCTTCATGCCGATGGTCGGCGCCGCCGACGGCCGCGGGGTGCGCGACCCGGCGGGAATCACCACCCGCCAGGCGCTGGCCGAGAACCGCATTCCGGCGATCGAACTGTGCGACCTGCGACGCTCGGAATTCAGGGCCGTCCGGGCCGCCGCCCGGCTGGCGCGGGTGCGGCTGTGGAGCAACGCCTTGGCCGCCAAGGGCGTGAAGGGGGTCTGGACGCGGGCCTGGGCCGGCGGCGCGGCGGCCGACGGGCGACGCACCTGGGCGCGACTGATCGACGACGGCGTCACGGTCATCCAGACCAACCGGCCGGCGGCCCTGCTCGATTATCTCGACGCCCGCGCCCTGCGCGGCCGCGCGCCCCCCGTGGTCAACGCGGCGCTGTAG
- a CDS encoding acyltransferase family protein, with protein MQRDQAQAYRRDIDGLRALAVAAIVVHHAFPAVLPGGFVGVDVFFVISGFLITRILVEARDEKRFSWGGFYLRRARRIVPAYVLVTLVTMVLATWIEMPRLLTQTGAAASASGLFLANVLAAQSPGYFAPSVQQNPLLHLWSLGVEEQFYLVWPALIGLLSLGWLRPARTALALALLTASLALAQVLVAGGGGVAAFFHLPTRAWEFLAGGVLALGLAAPPADRRVANLAALCGLLAIAWSLVALSEASPFPGLSAVPACLGAALLVWSGQGVAPGATAILRAAPVVALGRVSYALYLWHWPLLVLAADVAQQPLTSVQRLGLVALSLGLAALTWRFVEQPLRRGPADRPWRRLGGVLLLLLGPVAAGAAVFLGQGLPQRLSPDARALARLEETDVNPARKACFERADETAPEQCRFGASPGSRGDQVLVWGDSHADALTPGVVAWARARDWSVGEVARGGCPPLAGVRVRVFGRLDRGCEAWAARTLDRIAADRRLTLVVLAARWPLYRDAPPFYDVNSPRVAVDTVARPGVRPALSAALTATLDAIARRRPDLRVVVIGPVPELTLAPPECLAQQRQLGGPAAVCARVEAGPPLARATPAEAEIRAAVEDRPGVAAVFPSETLCLDGGCVGVIGGRPIYFDDDHLSASGARRLVPPWVDDSWRRLAAPLGKPMATAPR; from the coding sequence GTGCAACGGGATCAAGCTCAAGCCTATCGGCGCGACATCGACGGACTGCGCGCCCTGGCCGTGGCGGCCATCGTGGTCCACCACGCTTTCCCGGCCGTGCTGCCCGGCGGCTTCGTCGGGGTGGACGTGTTCTTCGTGATCTCTGGCTTTCTGATCACCCGGATCCTGGTCGAGGCGCGCGACGAGAAGCGGTTCTCGTGGGGCGGGTTCTATCTGCGCCGAGCGCGGCGGATCGTGCCGGCCTATGTCTTGGTGACACTGGTCACGATGGTCCTGGCGACCTGGATCGAGATGCCGCGTCTGCTGACCCAGACCGGGGCGGCGGCCAGCGCCTCGGGCCTGTTCCTGGCCAATGTGCTGGCCGCCCAGAGCCCCGGCTATTTCGCGCCGTCGGTCCAGCAGAACCCGCTGCTCCACCTTTGGTCGCTGGGCGTGGAGGAGCAGTTCTACCTGGTCTGGCCGGCGCTGATCGGGCTGCTGTCGCTGGGCTGGCTGCGACCGGCGCGGACGGCGCTGGCTCTGGCCCTGTTGACGGCGTCGCTGGCCCTGGCCCAGGTCCTGGTGGCCGGAGGCGGCGGCGTCGCGGCCTTTTTCCATTTGCCGACCCGGGCCTGGGAGTTCCTGGCCGGTGGTGTGCTGGCCCTGGGCCTGGCGGCGCCGCCCGCCGATCGCCGCGTCGCCAACCTGGCGGCGCTCTGCGGCCTGCTGGCCATCGCCTGGAGCCTGGTCGCCCTGAGCGAAGCCAGCCCGTTCCCCGGCCTTTCCGCGGTTCCCGCCTGCCTGGGCGCGGCGCTGCTGGTGTGGAGCGGCCAGGGCGTGGCGCCCGGCGCGACGGCGATCCTGCGCGCCGCGCCGGTCGTGGCTCTCGGCCGGGTGTCGTACGCGCTCTATCTCTGGCATTGGCCGCTGCTGGTGCTGGCCGCCGATGTCGCCCAGCAGCCGCTGACGAGCGTCCAGCGCCTCGGCCTTGTCGCCCTGTCCCTCGGCCTGGCGGCCCTGACCTGGCGCTTCGTCGAGCAGCCGCTACGCCGAGGCCCGGCCGACCGCCCTTGGCGCCGCCTGGGTGGTGTCCTGCTCTTGCTGCTGGGACCCGTCGCGGCGGGCGCGGCGGTGTTCCTGGGCCAGGGCCTGCCTCAGCGCCTGTCGCCGGACGCCCGGGCCTTGGCCAGGCTGGAGGAAACCGACGTCAACCCGGCCCGGAAGGCTTGTTTCGAGCGGGCGGACGAGACCGCCCCAGAACAGTGCCGGTTCGGCGCGTCGCCCGGAAGCCGGGGTGACCAGGTCCTGGTCTGGGGCGACTCCCACGCCGACGCCCTCACCCCGGGCGTGGTCGCCTGGGCCCGGGCCAGGGATTGGAGCGTGGGCGAGGTCGCTCGGGGCGGCTGCCCGCCGCTGGCAGGCGTGCGGGTGCGGGTCTTCGGTCGCCTGGACCGAGGCTGCGAAGCCTGGGCCGCCAGGACCCTGGACCGGATCGCCGCCGACCGCCGGCTGACCCTGGTGGTGCTGGCCGCCCGCTGGCCGCTCTATCGCGACGCCCCGCCGTTCTACGACGTCAATTCGCCGCGCGTGGCGGTCGACACCGTAGCCCGGCCAGGCGTCCGGCCGGCGCTGTCCGCCGCTCTGACGGCGACGCTGGACGCCATCGCTCGGCGCCGGCCCGACCTGCGGGTGGTAGTGATCGGTCCCGTGCCCGAGCTCACCCTGGCCCCGCCCGAGTGCCTGGCCCAGCAGCGCCAGCTGGGCGGCCCCGCCGCGGTGTGCGCCCGGGTCGAGGCCGGTCCGCCCCTGGCCCGCGCGACGCCCGCCGAGGCGGAGATCCGCGCGGCCGTCGAGGACCGGCCGGGAGTCGCCGCGGTCTTTCCCAGCGAGACGCTATGTCTGGACGGCGGCTGCGTGGGCGTGATCGGCGGCCGCCCGATCTATTTCGACGACGACCACCTCAGCGCCTCGGGCGCGCGACGCCTGGTCCCGCCCTGGGTGGATGACAGCTGGCGGCGGCTGGCCGCGCCGCTCGGCAAGCCGATGGCTACAGCGCCGCGTTGA
- a CDS encoding DNA-3-methyladenine glycosylase I has translation MTEIQRCTWRGMNGDPFYEAYHDTEWGVPEYDSRALWEKLVLDGFQAGLSWITILRKREAFRAAFAGFDPDKVARFGDADRARLMADAGIIRSNGKIDAAISGARIYCDMRERGEDFSTLLWDMVGGQPVQSRWVGGDVPAQTPLAVDMAKMFKAKGFKYCGPVIVYAFMQATGLVNDHLTTCFRHEECRKLAR, from the coding sequence ATGACCGAGATCCAACGCTGCACCTGGCGGGGCATGAACGGCGACCCGTTCTACGAGGCCTATCACGACACCGAATGGGGCGTGCCGGAGTACGACTCCCGCGCCCTGTGGGAAAAGCTGGTGCTGGACGGGTTCCAGGCCGGGTTGTCGTGGATCACCATCCTGCGCAAGCGCGAGGCCTTCCGCGCCGCGTTCGCGGGCTTCGATCCCGACAAGGTGGCCCGGTTCGGCGACGCGGACCGGGCTCGGCTGATGGCCGACGCCGGCATCATCCGCTCGAACGGCAAGATCGACGCGGCGATCTCCGGCGCGCGGATCTACTGCGACATGCGCGAGCGCGGCGAGGACTTCTCCACCCTGCTGTGGGACATGGTCGGCGGCCAGCCGGTCCAGAGCCGCTGGGTCGGCGGCGACGTCCCGGCCCAGACGCCTCTGGCCGTCGACATGGCCAAGATGTTCAAGGCCAAGGGCTTCAAGTACTGCGGCCCGGTGATCGTCTACGCCTTCATGCAGGCCACGGGCCTGGTCAACGACCATCTGACGACCTGCTTCCGCCACGAGGAATGCCGCAAGCTCGCGCGATAG
- a CDS encoding ribonuclease HII, with translation MMLEAACGPGHVCGVDEAGRGPWAGPVSAAAVILDPSRIPRGLNDSKKLTAKARAALEIEIKSVAVAWCVGLASVEEIEQLNILHAAGLAMRRAIEGLSVRPAMALVDGNYAFKLPCPIKTVVKGDNLSCSIAAASILAKEARDRIMVEMDAVYPGYGFAGHKGYHAAVHVDGLRRLGPSPIHRMGWAPVKLALSGELGAGELALDEAAFDDELSA, from the coding sequence ATGATGCTGGAAGCCGCCTGCGGCCCCGGCCACGTCTGCGGCGTGGACGAAGCCGGACGCGGGCCGTGGGCAGGGCCGGTCAGCGCCGCGGCGGTGATCCTGGACCCGAGCCGTATCCCCCGGGGCCTCAATGACTCCAAGAAGCTGACCGCCAAGGCGCGCGCCGCGCTGGAGATCGAGATCAAGTCGGTCGCGGTAGCCTGGTGCGTGGGCCTGGCCAGCGTCGAGGAGATCGAGCAACTCAACATCCTGCACGCCGCCGGCCTGGCGATGCGCCGGGCGATCGAGGGCCTTTCCGTCCGACCGGCCATGGCCCTGGTCGACGGCAACTACGCGTTCAAGCTGCCTTGCCCAATCAAGACCGTGGTCAAGGGCGACAATCTGTCATGCTCCATCGCCGCCGCCTCGATCCTGGCCAAGGAGGCCCGCGACCGGATCATGGTCGAGATGGACGCGGTCTATCCGGGCTACGGTTTCGCCGGTCACAAGGGCTATCACGCCGCCGTCCACGTGGACGGTCTTCGCAGGCTGGGCCCTTCGCCGATCCACCGGATGGGCTGGGCGCCGGTCAAGCTGGCGCTTTCCGGTGAATTGGGCGCGGGCGAGCTGGCGCTGGACGAGGCGGCGTTCGACGACGAGCTGTCCGCCTAG
- a CDS encoding YgfZ/GcvT domain-containing protein, whose translation MSTPRIAHLDSRAVIAVTGPDAKTFLNGLLSQEIETLAPGELRFSGLLTPQGRLLYDLFVAAVEAGLLLDVAAEHRDAILARLTMYKLRAKVELVASDSAVLANFPAHVDEMEAGWFADPRLSALGARAYGLDVAATATEDDYDARRLTLGVPGPADWGTDRTYPIEADFDLLNGIDFKKGCFVGQETTSRMKRRGTIKNRMLPIAFDGPAPAFGAEVLAGDLRAGEVLSGRDGRAMALLRLDRVAGAALTVDGRAVTVDWPDWFAATPLPAS comes from the coding sequence ATGAGCACGCCCCGCATCGCCCACCTCGACAGCCGCGCCGTCATCGCCGTCACCGGTCCCGACGCCAAGACGTTCCTCAACGGTCTGTTGAGCCAGGAGATCGAGACCCTCGCGCCGGGCGAGCTGCGGTTCTCCGGCCTGCTGACCCCGCAAGGCCGGCTGCTGTACGACCTGTTCGTGGCGGCGGTTGAAGCGGGACTGCTGCTGGACGTCGCGGCCGAGCACCGCGACGCCATCCTGGCGCGCCTGACCATGTACAAGCTGCGGGCCAAGGTGGAGCTGGTGGCGTCGGACTCGGCCGTCCTCGCGAACTTCCCGGCCCATGTCGACGAGATGGAAGCGGGATGGTTCGCCGATCCCCGCCTGTCCGCGCTGGGCGCGCGGGCCTATGGCCTCGACGTCGCGGCCACCGCCACCGAGGACGACTACGACGCCCGTCGCCTGACGCTGGGCGTCCCCGGTCCGGCCGACTGGGGGACCGACAGGACCTATCCGATCGAGGCCGATTTCGACCTGCTGAACGGCATCGACTTCAAGAAGGGCTGCTTCGTCGGCCAGGAGACCACCAGCCGCATGAAGCGGCGCGGGACGATCAAGAACCGCATGCTGCCGATCGCCTTCGACGGCCCTGCCCCCGCTTTCGGCGCTGAGGTGCTGGCCGGCGACCTGCGCGCCGGCGAGGTGCTGTCGGGCCGCGACGGCAGGGCCATGGCCCTGCTCCGCCTGGACCGCGTCGCGGGCGCCGCGCTGACGGTGGACGGCCGCGCAGTGACGGTTGATTGGCCCGACTGGTTTGCGGCGACGCCATTGCCGGCCTCGTGA
- a CDS encoding YkgJ family cysteine cluster protein: MDQARTCGDCGMCCKLMGVAAIGKAPHAWCGHYRKGVGCGIYADRPQACADYACYWLNAPNLDDRWRPDRARFVLHREDEGRTLVVEVDPAAPDAWRKAPFHETFKAWAARGAAQGLTLNVLVGRRGYTILPDRDIDQGLVREIPA, encoded by the coding sequence GTGGACCAGGCCAGGACCTGCGGCGACTGCGGGATGTGCTGCAAGCTGATGGGCGTGGCCGCCATCGGCAAGGCGCCGCACGCCTGGTGCGGCCACTATCGCAAGGGCGTCGGCTGCGGGATCTACGCCGACCGGCCCCAGGCCTGCGCCGACTACGCCTGCTACTGGCTGAACGCGCCCAATCTGGACGACCGCTGGCGGCCGGACCGCGCGCGCTTCGTGCTGCATCGCGAGGACGAAGGCCGGACCCTGGTGGTCGAGGTCGATCCGGCCGCCCCCGACGCCTGGCGCAAGGCGCCGTTCCACGAAACCTTCAAGGCCTGGGCGGCGCGGGGCGCGGCCCAGGGCCTGACCCTCAACGTCCTGGTGGGGCGGCGCGGCTACACGATCCTGCCCGACCGCGACATCGACCAGGGCCTGGTGCGCGAGATCCCGGCATGA
- a CDS encoding YkgJ family cysteine cluster protein, with the protein MSQATPDLSPAPAKSCGDCGMCCKVLHIGELAKPAGQWCGVFRKGSGCGDYEARPQACRGFHCLWLTSEKLDAAWRPDKAGFLMYPDRDGKRLNVVVDPGKPAAWRREPYYSRLKAMSQRALDGYELLICIGDRRVVMFPTEDVDLGVLNPDHKLVSGYVDKDGGKVPFAMVLSDA; encoded by the coding sequence ATGAGCCAAGCGACCCCCGACCTCTCCCCGGCGCCGGCCAAGTCGTGCGGCGACTGCGGCATGTGTTGCAAGGTCCTGCACATCGGCGAGCTGGCCAAGCCGGCCGGCCAATGGTGCGGGGTGTTCCGCAAGGGCTCGGGCTGCGGCGACTACGAGGCCCGCCCTCAGGCCTGCCGGGGCTTCCACTGCCTGTGGCTGACCTCCGAGAAGCTGGACGCCGCCTGGCGGCCCGACAAGGCCGGCTTCCTGATGTACCCTGACCGCGACGGCAAGCGGCTGAACGTCGTGGTCGATCCGGGCAAGCCGGCCGCCTGGCGGCGCGAGCCCTACTATTCACGGCTGAAGGCCATGTCGCAGCGGGCCCTCGACGGCTACGAGCTGCTGATCTGCATCGGCGACCGCCGGGTGGTGATGTTTCCCACCGAGGACGTCGACCTGGGCGTCCTGAACCCCGACCACAAGCTGGTCAGCGGCTATGTCGACAAGGATGGCGGCAAGGTCCCGTTCGCCATGGTGCTCAGCGACGCCTGA